From one Phocoena sinus isolate mPhoSin1 chromosome 6, mPhoSin1.pri, whole genome shotgun sequence genomic stretch:
- the ATP6V1G1 gene encoding V-type proton ATPase subunit G 1: MASQSQGIQQLLQAEKRAAEKVSEARKRKNRRLKQAKEEAQAEIEQYRLQREKEFKAKEAAALGSHGSCSTEVEKDTQEKMTILQTYFRQNRDEVLDNLLAFVCDIRPEIHENYRING, encoded by the exons ATGGCCAGTCAGTCGCAGGGTATCCAGCAGCTGCTCCAGGCCGAGAAGCGGGCCGCCGAGAAGGTGTCCGAGGCCCGCAAGC gaaagaacCGGAGACTGAAGCAGGCCAAAGAAGAAGCCCAGGCTGAAATTGAACAGTACCGCCTGCAGAGGGAGAAGGAATTCAAGGCCAAGGAAGCTGCG GCTCTGGGATCCCACGGCAGTTGCAGCACTGAAGTGGAGAAGGACACCCAGGAGAAGATGACCATCCTTCAGACCTACTTCCGGCAGAACAGGGATGAAGTCCTGGATAACCTCTTGGCCTTTGTCTGTGACATCCGGCCAGAAATCCATGAGAATTACCGCATAAATGGATAG